The Chitinophagales bacterium genome includes a region encoding these proteins:
- a CDS encoding rhomboid family intramembrane serine protease codes for MLQSIVNDIKWQSKYGSPTIKLILINIGIFIIINLLILVDFLMKGPNLGLLAIKNLSLHTGSALLKKPWGIFTYMFVQADFFHLLFNMLVFYWFSSYITNLLGNKKIVPIYILGGLFGALFFIVGTYLLSNNYPKMINNYAIGASASVMAIVLSAATLSPDAEMRLLFLGNIKLKWIAAVYVFLDITMISSSNSGGHIAHLGGALFGFIYIKQLQNGNDWSLWFYSIIDKVKSLFSKEKNIKVEYINKDKEKPKSKQQDIDKQQHLDEILDKIKLSGYDSLSKAEKDFLFKISKED; via the coding sequence ATGTTACAGTCTATTGTTAATGACATAAAATGGCAGTCTAAGTATGGTTCTCCTACTATAAAATTAATATTAATTAATATTGGTATTTTTATAATTATCAATCTACTAATTCTGGTAGATTTTTTAATGAAAGGTCCAAACTTAGGTTTATTAGCTATAAAAAACTTGAGTTTACATACTGGTAGTGCATTGCTAAAAAAACCTTGGGGAATTTTTACCTATATGTTTGTACAAGCAGATTTTTTTCATCTGTTATTTAATATGTTAGTTTTTTATTGGTTTTCATCATATATTACTAATTTATTAGGTAATAAAAAAATTGTACCTATTTATATTCTTGGTGGATTATTTGGTGCTTTGTTTTTTATTGTAGGAACTTATTTATTGAGTAATAATTATCCAAAAATGATTAACAATTATGCTATTGGTGCTTCTGCAAGTGTAATGGCAATAGTATTAAGTGCTGCTACACTTTCGCCAGATGCAGAAATGAGATTATTATTTTTAGGAAATATAAAATTAAAATGGATTGCAGCCGTTTATGTTTTTTTAGATATTACAATGATTAGTAGTAGTAACAGTGGAGGACATATTGCACATCTTGGTGGTGCTTTGTTTGGTTTTATTTATATCAAGCAATTACAAAATGGTAACGATTGGTCGCTTTGGTTTTATAGTATTATTGACAAAGTGAAAAGTTTATTTAGTAAGGAAAAAAACATAAAAGTAGAATATATTAATAAAGATAAAGAAAAACCCAAGTCAAAGCAACAAGACATAGACAAACAACAACACTTAGATGAGATATTAGATAAAATTAAACTTTCTGGTTATGACAGTTTAAGCAAAGCAGAAAAAGATTTCTTGTTTAAAATTAGTAAAGAAGATTGA
- a CDS encoding endonuclease/exonuclease/phosphatase family protein: MKFLKWLISFTSRSANIIAVLFLLLCFVASYINPNSFALAPFLSLLFPIALIINILFIIIWKFRKRKFIWVSILAILLSVIQWKNFFAIHCFGNSEKNNVESIKIMSFNVRVFDLYNWTENKNSVNHIFETIKTENPDVICFQEFYTDKTENFNTVQRLKKLGYQHYYFTRELVSHETNEWGIATFSKMPIVDKGLLLKQQFASAYNKKPYKGLYVDILLNNKKVRIFNIHLQSIYFGQQDYQSIDELRKEQAIDKREILTIARKLNTGYKRRAIQANELNSFLKEQSLPFVMCGDFNDVPNSYAVNKIKGNLQDAFLQKGCGLGITYNGKIPLLRIDYILANDKINFINYKKINNKNSDHFPITARFSIN; this comes from the coding sequence TTGAAATTCTTAAAATGGCTCATATCATTTACTTCAAGAAGTGCTAATATTATTGCAGTACTATTTTTATTATTGTGTTTTGTAGCATCGTATATTAATCCAAATTCATTTGCATTAGCACCATTTTTGTCTTTGTTATTTCCAATTGCTTTAATAATAAATATATTATTTATTATTATATGGAAATTTAGAAAAAGAAAATTTATTTGGGTTTCTATTTTAGCGATACTATTGTCTGTTATACAATGGAAAAACTTTTTTGCAATACACTGTTTTGGTAATTCAGAAAAAAACAATGTTGAGTCAATAAAAATTATGTCGTTTAATGTAAGAGTTTTTGACTTGTACAACTGGACAGAAAATAAAAACTCAGTTAATCATATATTTGAAACTATTAAAACAGAAAATCCAGATGTTATTTGCTTTCAAGAATTTTATACCGATAAAACAGAAAATTTCAATACTGTTCAGCGACTCAAAAAATTAGGTTATCAGCATTATTATTTCACAAGAGAATTAGTATCTCACGAAACAAATGAATGGGGAATTGCAACCTTTTCTAAAATGCCAATTGTAGACAAAGGATTACTTTTAAAACAACAATTTGCATCAGCATATAATAAAAAACCATATAAAGGTTTGTATGTAGATATATTACTGAACAATAAAAAAGTAAGAATTTTTAATATACATTTACAATCTATTTATTTTGGACAACAAGATTATCAATCCATTGATGAATTAAGAAAAGAACAGGCAATAGACAAACGAGAAATATTAACTATTGCAAGAAAACTAAATACTGGTTATAAACGAAGAGCCATACAAGCCAACGAATTGAATAGTTTTTTAAAAGAACAATCGTTGCCATTTGTTATGTGTGGCGATTTTAATGATGTGCCAAACAGTTATGCAGTCAATAAAATTAAAGGCAATCTCCAAGATGCCTTTTTGCAAAAAGGTTGTGGTTTAGGCATTACTTATAATGGTAAAATTCCTTTGCTTAGAATAGACTATATCTTAGCCAACGATAAAATAAATTTCATTAATTACAAGAAAATAAATAATAAAAACTCTGACCATTTTCCAATTACAGCAAGATTTAGTATAAACTAA
- the mutL gene encoding DNA mismatch repair endonuclease MutL translates to MSDIIHLLPDSIANQIAAGEVIQRPASVVKELMENAIDAGAKNIQLIIKDAGKSLIQVIDDGKGMSEIDARMCFERHATSKIKSAADLFALHTMGFRGEAMASIAAIAHVELKTALADSKFATTVVIEGSKVISQEPSAPQAGTNIAVRNLFYNVPARRNFLKSTAVETKHIIDEFIHIALAHASIFFSMHHNGSEVFHLKAGNLRQRIVGIFGKNYNEKLVPVEEQTDYITIKGFIGKPELTKKTRGEQYFFVNNRFIKSNFLNHAIVKTYEGLIAEKSYPFYCLFIEVDPATIDVNVHPTKQEIKFEDEKAIYLILHAAAKHGLSQYSVMPTLDFEHQSNFNRIINDNAYTQQPFKVAQSNLNKESFAKNMDSEYKSSQHVGNENWEKLYAFDEEEQERVTTIQSKMSLDESDSFVENKTPLIQLHQQYILSPIKSGFILIDQQRAHQRILFEKYIQQFANQKNASQQTLFPKTINLNAGDAYILEDILEDLQVLGFDIQLFGKNSFVIHGMPMDLINEDETKIIENLLEEYKQSEKSESFDKRKQLAKAMAYQTSIKQGVVLKESQMQQLVDELFACEQPTINPSGKPTLMNYNIEDIHQKFNR, encoded by the coding sequence ATGTCAGATATTATTCATTTATTACCTGATAGCATTGCTAATCAAATTGCAGCAGGCGAGGTCATTCAAAGACCTGCTTCTGTTGTAAAAGAATTGATGGAAAATGCCATAGATGCTGGTGCTAAAAACATTCAGTTAATTATAAAAGATGCTGGAAAATCTTTAATTCAGGTTATTGATGATGGCAAAGGCATGAGCGAAATTGATGCAAGAATGTGCTTTGAAAGACATGCTACTTCTAAAATTAAATCGGCAGCAGATTTATTTGCTTTGCATACTATGGGTTTTAGAGGCGAAGCCATGGCATCGATTGCAGCCATTGCTCATGTTGAGTTAAAAACAGCTTTGGCAGATAGCAAATTTGCTACAACAGTAGTTATTGAAGGTTCAAAAGTCATTAGTCAAGAGCCAAGTGCACCACAAGCTGGAACAAACATTGCCGTTAGAAACTTATTTTACAATGTTCCTGCTAGAAGAAATTTCTTAAAATCTACGGCTGTAGAAACTAAACATATTATAGATGAATTTATACATATTGCACTAGCACATGCCAGTATTTTCTTTTCTATGCATCATAATGGTTCGGAAGTATTTCATTTAAAAGCTGGTAACTTGCGACAAAGAATTGTAGGTATTTTTGGCAAAAACTATAATGAAAAATTAGTTCCTGTTGAAGAACAAACTGATTATATCACTATCAAAGGATTTATTGGAAAACCAGAACTCACTAAAAAAACAAGAGGAGAGCAGTACTTCTTTGTAAACAACAGATTTATTAAAAGCAATTTTCTAAATCATGCCATTGTAAAAACCTACGAAGGTTTAATTGCAGAAAAAAGTTATCCGTTTTACTGTTTATTTATAGAAGTCGATCCAGCAACTATCGATGTAAATGTACATCCAACCAAACAAGAAATAAAATTTGAAGACGAAAAAGCTATTTACTTAATATTACATGCAGCTGCAAAACATGGTTTGTCGCAATATAGTGTAATGCCAACTTTAGATTTTGAACATCAATCTAACTTTAATCGAATTATCAATGATAATGCTTATACACAACAACCTTTTAAAGTAGCACAATCGAACTTAAACAAAGAAAGTTTTGCTAAAAATATGGATAGTGAGTACAAGAGTTCACAACATGTAGGTAACGAAAATTGGGAAAAATTATATGCGTTTGATGAAGAAGAGCAAGAGCGAGTAACTACTATTCAAAGTAAAATGTCATTAGATGAAAGTGATAGTTTTGTAGAGAATAAAACACCACTAATTCAATTGCATCAACAATATATATTAAGTCCAATTAAGAGTGGATTTATTTTAATCGACCAACAAAGAGCACACCAACGCATTTTGTTTGAAAAATACATTCAGCAATTTGCCAATCAAAAAAATGCTTCGCAACAAACGCTGTTTCCTAAAACTATCAATTTAAATGCTGGCGATGCATATATTTTAGAAGATATTTTAGAAGACTTACAAGTTCTAGGATTTGACATTCAGTTGTTTGGCAAAAATAGTTTTGTAATTCATGGTATGCCAATGGATTTAATTAATGAAGATGAAACAAAAATCATTGAAAACTTGTTAGAAGAATACAAACAATCAGAAAAAAGTGAATCGTTCGACAAAAGGAAACAGTTAGCAAAAGCAATGGCATATCAAACAAGTATTAAACAAGGTGTTGTATTAAAAGAAAGTCAAATGCAACAATTGGTAGATGAATTATTTGCTTGCGAGCAACCAACCATCAATCCATCAGGAAAACCAACGCTTATGAATTACAATATTGAAGACATTCACCAAAAATTTAACAGATAA
- a CDS encoding rhomboid family intramembrane serine protease, with protein MSQFGRSNFLNNITPVVKVLLIINIAVFVVTQFLDPSGTIMDLLAMHYPTSDAFKPYQIITHMFVHGGFAHILFNMYALYAFGSIVEQRIGSNKFIYLYFIAGLGAVALHLAVNGFVVYQQTGHLALEPENFLTREGVQYFFNSGDALMNTVTNKQLAEIYFSSIVGASGALYGVLAAFGVLYPNAPLMFMFIPIQIKAKYMIPLIIIVYDIAFAQYGLDNVAHYAHIGGALFGFLLILYWKKSNKVW; from the coding sequence ATGAGTCAATTTGGTAGAAGCAATTTTTTGAACAACATAACACCTGTAGTAAAAGTGTTATTAATTATAAACATAGCTGTTTTTGTTGTTACACAATTTTTAGATCCAAGTGGAACAATTATGGATTTATTGGCAATGCATTATCCTACAAGCGATGCCTTTAAACCATATCAAATTATTACACATATGTTTGTTCATGGTGGATTTGCTCACATTTTATTTAACATGTATGCATTGTATGCTTTTGGTTCAATAGTAGAACAAAGAATTGGTTCCAATAAATTTATCTATTTATATTTTATAGCTGGATTAGGTGCTGTGGCATTACATTTAGCAGTAAATGGTTTTGTAGTTTATCAGCAGACAGGACATTTGGCATTAGAACCAGAAAACTTTTTAACTAGAGAAGGTGTACAATATTTCTTCAATTCTGGAGATGCGTTGATGAATACAGTAACCAATAAACAGTTGGCAGAAATTTATTTTTCAAGTATTGTTGGTGCTTCTGGAGCATTGTATGGTGTATTAGCTGCTTTTGGTGTATTGTATCCAAATGCACCATTAATGTTTATGTTTATACCAATACAAATAAAAGCAAAATATATGATTCCATTAATTATAATAGTATACGACATAGCTTTTGCACAATACGGTTTAGATAATGTAGCACACTATGCACATATAGGTGGTGCTTTATTTGGTTTCTTGTTAATTTTATATTGGAAAAAGAGTAATAAAGTTTGGTAA